AAATTGTGAAGTGTGATTGCTGGATGAGTTCACTGACCTTCAAAATTCAGGCTAGTATTTTTTGCTTGTAAATCCTTAATTTCTAAAACACAGTAAAGCTTTAGGAATTGTCATTTTTGGTGGCAGCTGTAAATGCACTTGATCCATTGGCTTTAAGGAATGCCTTGAAAGCCAAATATTAATTACAGTTCAGCTAAGGAAACCATGTGGTCAGAGTGTGGCTGTTACTCTTTCGAGGCCTCAGATCTAGTCTTCTTTAAGTATATATTTAAGTAAGGCCCTGGATTACCTCTTAACAACAGTGCCATGTGCCAGCTGTGCCCTAGTCACAGTGCAGGGATACAGCTTGTTCAGACCTTGAGGTTTAAGACCAGCATCATCCTGTGATCATATGGTAGGTGGGTTTGAGGAGGCGTATCTTGAATAATTTCtctaatttcttctctttttattgcAGTTCAAGTATGGGAAAATTTCTTCCAAGCATAATGGAAGTGTAAAGAAAGGTGTTATCTTTGCTACTTACTCTTCTCTTATTGGTGAAAGCCAGTCTGGTGGTAAATACAAAACCAGATTAAAGCAGCTCCTTCACTGGTGTGGTGAAGACTTTGATGGAGTTGTATCCTTTATCTGGAGATCAGTTGAGTGTAACCAAATGGCTATTTAAGCTTgcatctttaaagaaaatcttgtatttttatttactggTATTTTTAGGTATTGTTCTTAATCCATTCCAGTGACAGTTGTGTGCATCTCTGACAGCAGACTTGAAGTTTTACAAACTGTGCCAAATCTATTAGTGTCATTTTTGCTGCACAGCTCAGGTACAAGAATGaagcttctgtgttttctggagAGAACTGATAAAATATGTCTAAGGACCTGAAGTTTACCCTGGAACTTTCTCCAGtgaattcttaattttttttttagtttcaaCAGCATTTTAAAGATCTCATGTTAGTAATTGTGctcttaaatatttcagttcaaTATTTTTCCCAAAAGTTTTTAGTGAAAAATGGCTAGTGTCTTTTTAAGTTTACAATTTCCTGCTGCCACTTCTTGCAATtagcagatttttcttctgttttaactCCTTATTCTAAAAATAAGAGGGACAaagtttttgtgtgtgttttgttttggttttttccttaaTTATGATTCAGATTGTATTTGATGAGTGTCATAAAGCTAAGAATCTGTGTCCTGTTGGTTCATCAAAACCGACCAAAACAGGTCTGGCTGTACTGGAACTTCAAAATAAACTTCCAAAAGCCAGGGTTGTTTATGCTAGTGCCACAGGTATGTACTGCTTGGATTGTAGGAATTGTCTCTCTGGGCTTTTACTGGCACTGGTACAGAGTGTGTTTTTCTCCTAGGTGCATCTGAACCAAGAAACATGGCCTATATGAACCGCCTGGGAATCTGGGGGGAAGGAACTCCATTTAGGGAATTCAGTGATTTCATTCAGGCTGTTGAAAGAAGGTAATACTTGGAAGAGCTACAGTCAGAACACCTGTGGTTGTGGTTGACTCTGCTTTCCAATTCCTTTCTCTTCACTCACTCATCTTGCTTTGCAAATTTGTCCCGGCACTAAGAACTTTCTGACCCTGGCTTCTGTATTCAGCAGAAACAGAACCTGTCTTCTGTGGTAAAAAATGGGATGTTTCCCTTGCTCACAGAAAACTTGGAGAGCTTTAGCAGCTTGCTGGAAAAACAGCCCTCTTTAAAATGTAGATGTTTTGgaatgaaaatgttttgctgcTCATTGGTAAAACACACTGGATGTCCTGAGGGTGCTCAGAATTGCTGCTGTCTCACTATATGCAGAAGCCCTCTGATATTTATGCATCAGCCTAGGCAGTTTAACAGGAAGGAGTCTTGTCTTGGTGCTTTCTGGCATAAGAACCCAGTTCAGAAAAATTCTGTATGCTGTTGCAAGGTAGTTTGTATTTCAGAACTTACTATGAAAACTAAATACGAGAGGTAAATAGAAAATGCACCTGCTACATTCTTTGGTAGGTGAGCATCTTAATATATTGTGTTTTGCTTACTTTAAAAGAATTTTGAACACTTCAGAATGCTACATGATGCAGGAGTTTTCTAGGCTGTACAGGTGTTGTCTCTGCTTCATTATTGCTCTTTTGATGCATACTCAGGAATGAAATTACAGGCCCAAGCTTGTGAGTAGGTTGGCTTTGCAGTTGACTTTGTGTTCTCAAGGTATTGCTGAAGGTGCCTTGCTGCTGAAGAGAACTTAAGTTGCCTGCTAGTTTAATTACTTTCATAGCAGCATAAATCTAAAGAGCTTAATACAGTTTGTATTCATTACCTTAAATCTGCAGTGGAGCTTATAAATTGCAGTGCAAGATTTTGTTGTATATTTGGACCAACTTAATTATCAAGTTACAGTTTGCAAGGTGCTGTCTCCTGATGTATGCTAGGTAATTTGGGCAAAATTAACTATTTGAGTATTTATACCTCTTGGGATACACTCAATACTCACAGGGCAGAGATGTAGTTTTAGATGATGCCTAAATTTCAAGAGACCCCCTCTCCTCACCTGACTCTGTTTAACCAGACAGTCCTTCACATTTGTAAACATGTTTTCTAAAGCACTTAAGGGAGTTTTTAACAAATCCTTGCTCTTGAAAATTCTAGTACTGACTTAATTTGTTCCCTTTATTTTAGAGGTGTTGGTGCCATGGAAATAGTTGCTATGGATATGAAGCTGAGAGGAATGTACATAGCAAGACAGTTGAGTTTTTCAGGTGTAACTTTCAAAATTGATGAAGTTCTGCTTTCACAAGAATATGTTAAAATGTACAATAAATCTGTGAAACTGGTAAGAACAcctttttaaatttgctttctctACTATGTTTTGAGAGGCTGAACTAACTTGGTTTAGACTTGAGTGCTCCTGAAGCAGCATGTAATACTGTTGGCTGTTGAGAGCCAGGAGTAGCATCATCTTGCCTAGTCTTAATGTCAAGATTTCTTTATCCAAAACTTGGCAAAAAATGATGTGAGGTTTTTCTCTTCTAGGGATCTTGCTTTATGTTTAATTATGGGCAgtgctctttgctttctttaccTGCCTGTATTAATGGAGAAACCAGATATGCAGTATTTTCTAATTATGTTTGCATTGGTAGTAATGTAAAAGTATCTGCTTTTCATTGAGTGCAATTATCTTCTGGATTTACCAAGCCATAGCtattttctttgttgtgagCTTTGTTTGATAAAAGTTTCCTTTACTTGCATTCCTAAGGTAGTGTAACTTTAAACttctctggttttatttggATATTAACCAGGGTAGCTGTGTAGCCTTGAGATGTGACATGTAAAGCAATTAACACTGTCTTCTGCAGTGGGTCAGTGCCAGAGAGAGGTTTCAACAAGCAGCTGACCTGATTGATGCAGAACAACGAATGAAGAAGTCCATGTGGGGCCAGTTTTGGTCAGCTCACCAGAGGTTTTTCAAGTACCTTTGCATAGCATCTAAAGTGAAGAGGGTGGTGCAGCTGGCTCGGGAAGAAATCAAGAATGGGAAAGTAAGTTGATCAAAACctatttttcagtgtctttgttAAATGTAAAGCTTttagatgggtttttttgtatgtaaCATTTTCAGACATAGTATGCTTTTGTACTTTCTGGTATTGAAGCTATTTAGTGAGCAGAAATTCAGGCAAAAATGAGCTTACAAGTCAGTCATCTTAGTAACAATGCCTTGTATTCATTTGTCCTTCAGTGTGTTGTTATTGGCCTGCAGTCAACAGGAGAAGCAAGAACATTAGAAGCTTTGGAGGAAGGTGGTGGTGAACTGAATGACTTTGTCTCTACAGCAAAGTAAGATTGAAGTCTGTTAAAACTGTCCTTTACAAAACTAACCTTAGTCCAGTTTAGTGTGTGTAGTAATTTGTCCTTTCATGAGTAAAATGTGCGTGAGTGCAGAGGAAGTTTGTAGTTAGTGCTGATCTTAATCTGTCAGTGCTGCCCAAGTGAATCCTTGGTCTTGCTGACACCCTGGGAAATGTGTTCAGGTGTGAAGGGCTGGGACTGTCCTTAaacagggaggaggggaagactTGCCAGGAGCACACTTGCAACCAAAGCAAGTTACAATCATGACTTCCCTCTCTTACCAGCTGAATCAGATCCAGTCCTGAGACTGCCTTGCTGAAGATCTTAATTTAAATCAATCTGTCATTTAAACTCTGAGCAATGAGCAAATGGCAGTAGCTATACCACTTGAtaccaaaaccaaattaaaaaaagttataagTAGCAGTGCTGTAAAGTAAACTTATAAGAAGATGACACATAATATGGGTGATAATTATACACAAGGAATCATTCTTCAGAGAAGTCAAGCAAGTTGTTGAAATGTTACAGGTTTCTACTTGCAAATAAATGCAGATTTGACtgaagaacctttttttttttttttttttcttaaacagagGAGTATTCCAGTCTCTTATTGAAAAGCACTTTCCAGCTCCTGACAGGAAGAAGCTGTTTAGCTTGTTGGGAATTGACTTGACTGCTCAAAGTAATAACAATTCACCCAGAGACAGCCCTTGCAAggagaacaaaataaagaaaaggaaaggtaaTGCTGAAGTTCTTACCCTCATGCTATAGTGAAAGTGGCAATTTTAGAGCTGTCTAAGGGTGAACTTGGGAAAAAATTTGGGAATGTAAGTCTCAGTACAGTCATTCATGAAAGAGAATGTATTACAAGTCTCTAAGGCTTCTGTTAGAAATTTCCATTAATAGATTCTAAACCTGCTGCTGAAGCAATAGAACCTGTGAATTCTGTGTACTACTTTGCTCAAAATTGGGTTGCTAGACCATGGGACTGTATCCCAAAATGCCCTGCATGTGGCATGTCCTGATGCAGGCACACgagcagctgctttctttttgtagAGGCTCAGTAAAGAGAAGATTCATACTAACCCACCCTCCCAGACTGATGGTATTCCTACCAAAAAGTTGATCATAAAAAAAGCTTGAGAGGTCTTGCTTAAAACTTAAATTAGTTTAAGCAGATCTATTTTTAGAAGTTGAATATTTTTCTAGTATTCATGCTGTGGTGGTAAAACAGACCTCAACAGTAGACTACAATGTCTAAACTaacttgctttttccttctgggGTGATGGAATTAGGTGAAGAAATAAGCAGAGAAGCCAAAAAAGCTCGCAAAACCGGTGGCCTTGCAGGTAGCAGCTCTGATGAGAGTGAAAGTGAGTCTGATGCTTCAGACAATGAAGAAAGTGACAATGAGAGCTCCAGATTCTTGAGTTCTGGAGATGATGATGACTTCAACCCCTTCAGAGATGAATCCAGTGAAGATGATGAGGATGGTAAGAGAGTTTGTGTTTCACAAGCAAGTAATTGTACTTGCAGGTAGTAAGCATTGTTTCTGAACCATTTCAAGGTGCCAAAATAAGAGTGTTTGATAAGCTGGTCGTGTAATTCTACTGAGATGGGAATTAGTACTAGAATCTTGGTTTGCATCTCCTATAAGTAGATTTTACACACCAGAGTTCAGACCTTTGTAAGTTGCCTTTTGTGATGAGAATGTAgtttttcagcagaaaggaTGGCTTTttagtaaataataaaaacattaaacaaCCCCCCACCTTTATTTACCTGTAGATCCCTGGCTCATCAGAAAagagcataaaaaaaataaagacaagaaaaagaagaaaagtataGACCCAGATTCTATCCAAAGTGCCTTACTAGCTTCTGGTCTCGGATCAAAGCGACCCAGTTGTTTTGCTTCCACTGTTGGTACCACCACCTCCAGTACCAACACGTCAGGTAAGAagttgtttctttgcttttgattGGCTTTCTTAGCCATTAGGCAGTGAAATTCTAAAATCTGAAGAGTCTCCCTTAAATTTCAGCCAACAGTAACACGAACAACAGCTTTGTAACAAGTCAGGATGCTGTTGAAAGGGcccaacaaatgaaaaaagaactGCTTGATAAACTGGAAAAGCTGGCTGAAGATCTTCCACCTAATACACTGGATGAGCTTATTGATGAACTGGGTGGTCCTGAAAATGTTGCAGAGGTAGGTTGCTGCTCACATGAAGAGGAAATGgatggtttttttcttctgcagccaTCCATTATCTGACTGCAGTGAATCAGTGTTGTCATTCTTCAAGGTTCCATGTGACTTAAGTATCTATTAAATAGAGAACTTGTTTAAGAGTTTTAGACAATCTCTCAGGGATAAGAGTATGGGTTACTTTCACTGAGTGCCTCTGAATTAAAAAGGAACTTGAAGATTTTATTAGAATACAGAGGAGAGCTCTAAATGGGTAAACAGGTTAATTCTGAGAGTGATAACTTCTTGGGTAACTCGTGCTAGTTTCTCTGTTGCTCTATAGTGGTATATTTCTCTAGCTAGTTGTAGTCAGTTTGAAGCTGGTGTACCCAAAACAGCTTCAGTTCATCATCCAATGAAGGTCAAGAACCTGCATAATTAAAACTGCATCAGTGAAAAGCCTTATGAATATTATCTCTTTTGAAATCTCAGTAACTTCAGAATAATGTCTTTAGTAAGCTGGTTGTGTCTGTGAAGTAGAAACATCCTTGTGATTTAATAGACCCTGTTAAAATCAGTGAGAATCTTGGCtgccagtttatttttttaatactcttgGTAAATCCCTTTTGGACAGTAGTATAAGACTGTGTCATTTCTACATGggccttgttttgcttttgattcCCTGAGTTACCTCTAAATAAGTGTTCCACATAGCAGGTAATGGCATCAACCAAAAAATAACCCTGATTCCCTGATTTAGTTTTGCACTTGGGAGTAAATTATGGAATCTATTTTAAGGTCTGCATATGAATAAACAGCATAATGTTTGAAGTTTTTGGACAATTAATTTGGATATTGCTCTAATGAGctcatgtttccttttctttttaaagatgacAGGCCGCAAGGGGAGAGTCGTGAGCAATGATGATGGCAGCATCTCTTACGAGTCAAGATCTGAACTTGATGTGCCTGTTGAAATTCTGAACAtcacagagaagcagaggtTCATGGATGGAGATAAGGTAGTCCTTAAAGAGAGACAATTTAGAAAAACTTGTCAGATGCCATAGTAACATGGACTGAATAACGTATTCAAGTTGTGGCTCTGCCATTATCCCACAGTGACTTTTAAAGTACTATAAGTACTAGCTAGAAATCACTTCCAGTTCACtgctccttgttttgtttttcaaaccaGTATGTTCAGTCCTGTCTGATGTGAGGCTGCAGTTGCTTTAGCCTGGGTGGCCACAGAGGCCAGAGGTGTGACTGACAGCAGCAACTCTGAGCTGGTCTGGCAAACCAGCTTTCTGGGTTCATTTGGGACGTGCTGCCACAAGAGGGCACATCTAGTGAATGTAGCTGTTGTGTGGAGCTTCTGTGGCCTGTTGTTACACCTGAGGGTAAATAATCATGTTCCTGTAAGTGACTTGGGTGCAGTCCCAACACTTACATTCTTCCCAGGCCAATTtattcagacactggaatggcCACATCCTCTTCCTTACCCAACAGTCGCAGTAACTTTCTGTCTTGTGTGTTGCTTCGTTTTGGAGCAAGTCTCCACATGTCCTTCCCGTTCTTTCTGAAGTGCAGGACAACATCAGAGAAACTTGACCTTTGGCACAGCCAAACCACAATGTACAGCCTTCCTGCATTTGCACAGAAAGGTGTTGctgaaaagcaaagtgaaaacCACTCCTTTCACtcaaaaaaaatgttagcattTCTGCCTCTGATAAGAGAaagttcctcctcttcccccacTTCCTGCCATAAGACAACCAAGTAACAGTGAAACTATTCCAGATCCACCTTAGTAATGattgtaaaatgaaatgtatttagAAGCTGAAAATTGAAGCTTGATCTTGGGTTTCTTGCTGACTAACAAGTCCTTTCTCATTCAAAGAACATTGCCATCATCTCAGAGGCTGCCAGCTCTGGCATTTCATTGCAAGCAGACCGGAGAGCCAAGAACCAGAGGCGGAGAGTTCACATGACTCTGGAGCTGCCATGGAGTGCTGACAGGGCAATACAGCAGTTTGGTAAATAACTTGTGCCCTTTCCCTAGCAAGCTCAGTAATACTGACTGGATTTACTGCCAGTTTCTGGAAAGTCAGATTGACTTAAGTGACTGCTTGAGGACCCTTCCAGTCTCCTTTATCCCCATTAACAGAATCAGCTTTATCTGTAGACATGACTTTCAAAGCTTGAAAGTTTTGAAAGAACCCCAGCAAACAAGCTCACACTGCAGCTTAGGGGGATTTTATGTATCAAGTGTCTGTATGAAAATTGTCAAAACTCTAGAGTGTTTGTGTACTGCTTTTTCTTGGTTGTATCAGAGCAGAAACTGACTTTCAGCAGGATTAAGTTCtagcttttttctttactcttaCAATTCCTGGTTTATTAGAAATCTTCAGTGAAGTGGAATGTATTTAACATGTGTTCTTCTACTTAATTATCCAGGAAGAACTCATAGATCCAACCAAGTGACTGCTCCAGAGTATGTGTTCCTAATTTCTGAGTTGGCAGGAGAGCAAAGATTTGCATCTATAGTTGCAAAAAGACTGGAGAGCTTGGTAAGAATGTTTCAAGAAGTCTTatctttcatttcaaaaaatacaacttaaatttatttttcttaaaacttgATTGAATTACAAAGGTGTGTCTTAACAGGGAGCCCTCACTCATGGGGACAGACGAGCTACAGAAACTCGAGACCTCAGCAGATTCAATTTTGACAACAAGGtgatggttttatttctgtctgaaaGCTCATGCTCTGGTGCTTATTGCACAAATGACCTGTTAAGGAAGGCTTTCTTCCACCTCCTGTGAAGTGTTTTACTTTTAGCTGTACTACTTTATGATAGGTCTTTTTCCTGAGATAGGGATCATTTTTAGTTATGTTTGCAAAGCCACATGGAACACAAATGTGtgtaaattacttttctgctAATGATCCAAGGCTTAAGTAAATGGTATGTGTCCTTTCAGTCACAACTGAAAGATTAATTTGGCAATTCTAACTAGAAACTAAGACTGGGCTGTTCATATAGTGTGATTTATAACTGAAGAGATCATAAGCAGTTCTTATTATTGTAGAGACACTTTTCTTAGTGTGAGTTACAGATGCTTGTTACCCTATGTGCTTGGGGCTGAGGCACAAAGGCTGGATCACACTGTTAGagcagctttattttccttacacAGTATGGCAGAAATGCTCTAGAGATTGTTATGAAATCCATCGTGAACTTGGACTCCCCAATGGTCTCTCCTCCTCCTGATTTTCCTGGAGACTTCTTCAAAGGTAAGTATAATTCACTGGGGGCAATCACTGCCTCTTGATTGTTCTCCAGcatgcagaaaatgcagataaCTTCAGAGCTAGAAGACATTGTTACGCTTAAACCAAGCAGCTGGCCCACATAGGCTCTCTGTGCATGTCAGGCCTTTGCGTGTTGCTTGAATGTTGAAGATCATGTAAGAAACAAGATGTGTGAACTGATATCAGGCATATTCTGTGTCTGGCCCAAGTATTACAGAcagctcttcattttcctgttacCTGTTCCAATATCTTGCTCTCCTGTGGGCTCATGGATGGTGCCATTAGTAGTTTTCTCTGCCTGTGCTTCCTGGAAGGACAGAAGGCAAAGTTCTGTCTTGCTTATGAGATATTGAGCTGAATtgcaaataatgtatttgaGGGGTGTCAGAAGTTTTGGAATTGGATCTGAAACAAGAATGCTAAACAAGCTGTTAACTtccttggtttatttttagagGGCTAAGCAGCTGTCATctaacttctttctttttcttagatGTTCGTCAGGGATTGATTGGCGTAGGCTTGATAAATGTAGAAGACAGATCTGGAATACTAACACTTGACAAAggtatttctgtgtttgtatcTTTATAATATTCCTAGGAGTATCATATATCATGATAGTGGATTCCCAGAAACAGAACTGAAGTTGTAAGTACTTAAAAAGTCGTTTTTTGGGGGGaacttaaaaatcttttcctcatttctgaaAGAATGGATTTAATTGAGACGCTTTGAATTCTGCCCAAGAGGTGGTTGTCGTGGAGCTTCATCTTTGTGGACTTAAtatgtgtatttctttttttttttttttcagattataaCAATATAGGGAAATTTTTGAACAGAATTCTTGGTATGGAAGTACATCAGCAGAATGCTTTATTCCAGTACTTTTCTGACACGTTAAATGCAGTTattcaaaatgcaaagaagaaCGGAAGATACGACATGGGCATCTTGGGTGAGTAAAGCAACTGCTCAGTGCTCTTGTACTCCAGtgagagcagagaagcagaataaCTCTGTCCTTTCCTTTTAAGATTTGGGCTCTGGGGATGAGAAGGTAAGGAAGGCAGACGTTAAGAAGTTTTTAACTCCTGGATATTCTACCTCCGGACACGTAGAACTATACACAGTAAGTTAATTCTGTATCTTTGCATGAACTAACAAAACTTACTGATAAGTTTTTATAACATGGCAATGAACTGTGTACTGGGTGAGGGAGGTTTCAGGCCTTTCACTGGGCACTGTttggttctatgattcttgaGTTCCTGTGTCATTTAACTGGTTTTGAAGTCT
The sequence above is a segment of the Apus apus isolate bApuApu2 chromosome 16, bApuApu2.pri.cur, whole genome shotgun sequence genome. Coding sequences within it:
- the SBNO1 gene encoding protein strawberry notch homolog 1 isoform X1 produces the protein MVEPGQDLLLAALSESGISPNDLFDIDSPDVVLANPAPTPAVQQSVPLSALELGLETEATAAVKQEPETVSTPALLNVRQPPSTTTFVLNQINQLPTLGTTIVMTKTTPVTTTRQTITVAKIIQTSTTTRPSVAAPAVRNALTTAPPKDQIQLKDLLKNNSLNELMKLKPPPNIAQPVATAAKMILVSPKVVNATRPADLSNGALKKEASTKEVARIWINDIKMRSFSPTMKVPAVKEEEEPEEEDEEEMGHAETYAEYMPIKLKIGLRHPDPVVETSSLSSVTPPDVWYQTSISEETIDSGWLSALQLEAITYAAQQHETFLPNGDRAGFLIGDGAGVGKGRTIAGIIYENYLLGRKRAVWFSVSNDLKYDAERDLRDIGAKNILVHSLNKFKYGKISSKHNGSVKKGVIFATYSSLIGESQSGGKYKTRLKQLLHWCGEDFDGVIVFDECHKAKNLCPVGSSKPTKTGLAVLELQNKLPKARVVYASATGASEPRNMAYMNRLGIWGEGTPFREFSDFIQAVERRGVGAMEIVAMDMKLRGMYIARQLSFSGVTFKIDEVLLSQEYVKMYNKSVKLWVSARERFQQAADLIDAEQRMKKSMWGQFWSAHQRFFKYLCIASKVKRVVQLAREEIKNGKCVVIGLQSTGEARTLEALEEGGGELNDFVSTAKGVFQSLIEKHFPAPDRKKLFSLLGIDLTAQSNNNSPRDSPCKENKIKKRKGEEISREAKKARKTGGLAGSSSDESESESDASDNEESDNESSRFLSSGDDDDFNPFRDESSEDDEDDPWLIRKEHKKNKDKKKKKSIDPDSIQSALLASGLGSKRPSCFASTVGTTTSSTNTSANSNTNNSFVTSQDAVERAQQMKKELLDKLEKLAEDLPPNTLDELIDELGGPENVAEMTGRKGRVVSNDDGSISYESRSELDVPVEILNITEKQRFMDGDKNIAIISEAASSGISLQADRRAKNQRRRVHMTLELPWSADRAIQQFGRTHRSNQVTAPEYVFLISELAGEQRFASIVAKRLESLGALTHGDRRATETRDLSRFNFDNKYGRNALEIVMKSIVNLDSPMVSPPPDFPGDFFKDVRQGLIGVGLINVEDRSGILTLDKDYNNIGKFLNRILGMEVHQQNALFQYFSDTLNAVIQNAKKNGRYDMGILDLGSGDEKVRKADVKKFLTPGYSTSGHVELYTISVERGMSWDEATKLWAEQTGPDDGFYLSLQIRNNKKTAILVKEVNPKKKLFLVYRPNTGKQLKLETCADLRKKYKKVPSEDALPHWLEQYNSSADTCTHAYWRGNCKKAGLGLVCEVGLRCRTYYVLCGSVLSVWTKVEGVLASVSGTNVKMQIVRLRTEDGQRIVGLIIPANCVSPLVNLLSTSDQSQQLAVQQQQIWQQHHPQSITNFNNA
- the SBNO1 gene encoding protein strawberry notch homolog 1 isoform X2; protein product: MVEPGQDLLLAALSESGISPNDLFDIDSPDVVLANPAPTPAVQQSVPLSALELGLETEATAAVKQEPETVSTPALLNVRQPPSTTTFVLNQINQLPTLGTTIVMTKTTPVTTTRQTITVAKIIQTSTTTRPSVAAPAVRNALTTAPPKDQIQLKDLLKNNSLNELMKLKPPPNIAQPVATAATDLSNGALKKEASTKEVARIWINDIKMRSFSPTMKVPAVKEEEEPEEEDEEEMGHAETYAEYMPIKLKIGLRHPDPVVETSSLSSVTPPDVWYQTSISEETIDSGWLSALQLEAITYAAQQHETFLPNGDRAGFLIGDGAGVGKGRTIAGIIYENYLLGRKRAVWFSVSNDLKYDAERDLRDIGAKNILVHSLNKFKYGKISSKHNGSVKKGVIFATYSSLIGESQSGGKYKTRLKQLLHWCGEDFDGVIVFDECHKAKNLCPVGSSKPTKTGLAVLELQNKLPKARVVYASATGASEPRNMAYMNRLGIWGEGTPFREFSDFIQAVERRGVGAMEIVAMDMKLRGMYIARQLSFSGVTFKIDEVLLSQEYVKMYNKSVKLWVSARERFQQAADLIDAEQRMKKSMWGQFWSAHQRFFKYLCIASKVKRVVQLAREEIKNGKCVVIGLQSTGEARTLEALEEGGGELNDFVSTAKGVFQSLIEKHFPAPDRKKLFSLLGIDLTAQSNNNSPRDSPCKENKIKKRKGEEISREAKKARKTGGLAGSSSDESESESDASDNEESDNESSRFLSSGDDDDFNPFRDESSEDDEDDPWLIRKEHKKNKDKKKKKSIDPDSIQSALLASGLGSKRPSCFASTVGTTTSSTNTSANSNTNNSFVTSQDAVERAQQMKKELLDKLEKLAEDLPPNTLDELIDELGGPENVAEMTGRKGRVVSNDDGSISYESRSELDVPVEILNITEKQRFMDGDKNIAIISEAASSGISLQADRRAKNQRRRVHMTLELPWSADRAIQQFGRTHRSNQVTAPEYVFLISELAGEQRFASIVAKRLESLGALTHGDRRATETRDLSRFNFDNKYGRNALEIVMKSIVNLDSPMVSPPPDFPGDFFKDVRQGLIGVGLINVEDRSGILTLDKDYNNIGKFLNRILGMEVHQQNALFQYFSDTLNAVIQNAKKNGRYDMGILDLGSGDEKVRKADVKKFLTPGYSTSGHVELYTISVERGMSWDEATKLWAEQTGPDDGFYLSLQIRNNKKTAILVKEVNPKKKLFLVYRPNTGKQLKLETCADLRKKYKKVPSEDALPHWLEQYNSSADTCTHAYWRGNCKKAGLGLVCEVGLRCRTYYVLCGSVLSVWTKVEGVLASVSGTNVKMQIVRLRTEDGQRIVGLIIPANCVSPLVNLLSTSDQSQQLAVQQQQIWQQHHPQSITNFNNA